A stretch of the Tepidisphaeraceae bacterium genome encodes the following:
- a CDS encoding alpha-L-fucosidase, whose protein sequence is MTQQNGTFPLSPSTAASPSTSWFTHDRFGLFIHWGLYALAARHEWVMQREKIDPRVYRERYFPRFDPDRYDPDAWAMMAAEAGMKYVVITAKHHEGFCLWDSKLTDYTAVHSPAKRDLLRPLVDAFRRHGLRIGIYYSLIDWDHGDFIIDDQHALREHPDRDELARGRDQTKYAQYLHGQVRELLTDYGQIDTLFFDFSYPARFGWTGPGGRPFQGYKDRHSWDAEALVRMCRQLQPNILINDRLDLDDVPNGWDFRTPEQYVPQQGVTVDGKPVTWEACHTFSGSWGYARDEQTWKSPQQLVKLLIDGVSKGGNLIMNVGPTARGTFDRRAIDALADYAAWMAEHDRSIYGCGQPPSDLPPAPSGTRYTYNAVTRRLYVHLFDWPFELLHLPGLAGRVAYAQFLQDASEVRFEEPKVLAAGEHSALSEATAMASLKLTLPVIHPQAVVPVIELFLS, encoded by the coding sequence ATGACCCAGCAGAACGGCACCTTCCCCCTATCTCCGTCCACCGCCGCCAGTCCGTCCACCTCGTGGTTCACGCACGACCGGTTCGGGCTGTTCATCCACTGGGGGCTTTATGCTCTTGCCGCGCGGCACGAGTGGGTGATGCAGCGCGAGAAGATTGACCCGCGGGTGTACCGCGAGCGCTATTTCCCGCGTTTCGATCCGGACCGCTACGACCCCGACGCTTGGGCCATGATGGCGGCTGAGGCGGGCATGAAGTACGTGGTCATCACGGCGAAACATCACGAGGGGTTCTGCCTGTGGGACAGCAAGCTGACCGACTACACCGCCGTCCATAGCCCGGCCAAGCGCGACCTGCTGCGGCCGCTCGTCGATGCGTTCCGCCGGCATGGGCTACGGATCGGCATCTATTACTCGCTGATCGACTGGGACCACGGCGACTTCATCATCGACGACCAGCACGCGCTGCGCGAGCACCCCGACCGTGACGAGCTGGCCCGCGGTCGTGACCAAACCAAGTACGCCCAATATCTGCACGGACAGGTGCGCGAGCTGCTGACCGATTACGGCCAGATCGACACGCTCTTCTTCGACTTCAGCTACCCCGCCCGCTTCGGTTGGACCGGTCCCGGCGGTCGGCCGTTCCAAGGGTACAAGGACCGGCACAGCTGGGACGCCGAAGCGCTCGTGCGCATGTGCCGACAGCTGCAGCCGAACATCCTGATCAACGATCGGTTGGACCTCGACGACGTGCCGAATGGGTGGGATTTCAGGACGCCCGAGCAGTACGTGCCGCAGCAGGGCGTGACGGTGGACGGCAAGCCGGTGACCTGGGAGGCGTGCCATACGTTCAGCGGATCGTGGGGGTACGCGCGCGACGAGCAGACGTGGAAGAGCCCCCAGCAGTTGGTGAAGCTGCTGATCGACGGCGTGAGCAAGGGGGGCAACCTGATCATGAACGTCGGCCCGACCGCCCGCGGCACGTTTGACCGCCGCGCCATTGACGCGCTGGCCGATTACGCTGCGTGGATGGCCGAGCACGACCGCAGCATCTACGGTTGTGGCCAACCTCCCAGCGATCTGCCGCCTGCCCCGAGCGGCACGCGCTACACGTACAACGCCGTGACGCGTCGACTATACGTCCACCTGTTTGACTGGCCGTTCGAACTGCTGCACCTGCCGGGACTGGCAGGGCGGGTGGCGTACGCGCAGTTCCTTCAGGACGCGAGCGAGGTGCGGTTCGAGGAGCCAAAGGTGCTGGCCGCCGGCGAGCACTCGGCCCTGAGCGAAGCCACCGCCATGGCGTCGCTGAAGCTGACGCTGCCGGTGATCCACCCACAGGCCGTGGTTCCGGTTATCGAATTGTTCCTGAGTTGA